In Urechidicola croceus, a single window of DNA contains:
- the proS gene encoding proline--tRNA ligase → MSKKLTTRAEDYSKWYNELVVKADLAENSGVRGCMVIKPYGYAIWEKMQAELDRMFKETGHENAYFPLFIPKSYFSKEASHVDGFAKECAVVTHYRLKNDENGKVVVDETAKLEEELIVRPTSETIIWDTYRKWIESYRDLPILVNQWANVVRWEMRTRLFLRTAEFLWQEGHTAHATKAEAIAESKQMQGVYADFAENFMAMPVIKGAKSESERFAGALDTYTIEALMQDGKALQAGTSHFLGQNFAKAFDVKFTSKEGKLEYVWATSWGVSTRLMGALVMTHSDDKGLVLPPNLAPIQVVIVPIHRNDEQLDAITEKVNELAKSLRKKGISVKYDNRTTYKPGWKFAEYELKGVPLRIAMGPRDLENGTLEIARRDILEKQTISIDETVVYVEKILEEIQDNLYNRALEYRNSHITEVNSFDEFKEVLETKGGFISAHWDGTIETEDKIKEITKATIRCIPNDAKEEDGKCVFSGMKSNRRVLFAKAY, encoded by the coding sequence ATGAGTAAGAAATTAACAACACGCGCCGAAGACTATTCAAAATGGTATAATGAACTGGTTGTAAAGGCCGATTTAGCTGAGAATTCAGGCGTTAGAGGGTGTATGGTTATCAAGCCATATGGATATGCAATTTGGGAAAAAATGCAAGCAGAATTGGATAGGATGTTTAAGGAAACTGGGCATGAAAATGCGTATTTCCCCCTTTTTATCCCAAAATCCTATTTTTCTAAAGAAGCAAGTCATGTAGATGGATTTGCAAAGGAATGTGCAGTAGTTACACATTATAGATTGAAGAATGATGAAAATGGAAAAGTTGTTGTTGATGAAACCGCAAAATTGGAAGAAGAATTAATTGTTCGTCCAACTTCAGAGACAATAATTTGGGACACTTATAGAAAGTGGATAGAATCCTACCGTGATCTTCCAATACTTGTGAACCAATGGGCAAATGTTGTTCGTTGGGAAATGAGAACTAGATTGTTTTTAAGAACAGCAGAATTTTTATGGCAAGAAGGTCATACTGCACATGCAACAAAAGCAGAGGCAATTGCTGAATCAAAACAAATGCAAGGTGTTTATGCTGATTTTGCAGAAAACTTTATGGCAATGCCAGTTATTAAAGGAGCAAAATCTGAAAGTGAAAGGTTTGCAGGGGCATTAGACACCTATACAATAGAAGCATTAATGCAAGATGGGAAAGCTCTGCAAGCTGGTACATCTCACTTTTTAGGACAGAATTTTGCTAAAGCCTTTGATGTTAAGTTCACTTCTAAAGAAGGGAAATTAGAATATGTTTGGGCGACTTCATGGGGGGTTTCAACACGATTAATGGGTGCATTAGTGATGACGCATTCTGATGATAAAGGGCTGGTTTTACCACCTAATTTGGCACCAATCCAAGTGGTAATTGTGCCTATACATAGAAACGATGAACAATTAGATGCAATTACAGAAAAAGTTAATGAACTAGCCAAATCATTAAGAAAGAAAGGGATTTCTGTAAAATATGATAATAGAACAACTTATAAACCTGGTTGGAAGTTTGCAGAGTATGAATTGAAAGGTGTTCCATTAAGAATTGCCATGGGGCCACGAGATTTAGAGAATGGAACTTTAGAAATTGCACGTAGAGATATTTTAGAAAAACAAACGATTTCAATTGATGAAACTGTAGTTTATGTAGAAAAAATTTTAGAAGAGATTCAAGATAATTTATATAATAGAGCTTTAGAGTATAGAAATAGCCATATTACAGAAGTTAATTCGTTTGATGAGTTTAAAGAAGTTTTAGAAACAAAGGGTGGATTTATTTCTGCACATTGGGATGGTACTATAGAAACTGAGGATAAAATTAAGGAAATTACAAAGGCAACAATTAGATGTATTCCTAATGATGCTAAAGAAGAAGATGGTAAATGTGTTTTTTCGGGAATGAAATCAAACAGGAGAGTTCTTTTTGCAAAAGCCTATTAA
- the rpsT gene encoding 30S ribosomal protein S20 codes for MANHKSALKRIRSNRVKQLRNKYQHKTTRNAVRDLRATTDKKEAEALLPKVAAMLDKLAKNNVIHKNKAGNLKSKLAKQVATL; via the coding sequence ATGGCAAATCACAAGTCGGCATTAAAGAGAATTAGAAGTAATAGAGTGAAGCAGTTGAGAAATAAGTATCAACATAAAACAACGCGTAATGCTGTTAGAGATTTACGTGCTACTACTGATAAGAAAGAAGCAGAGGCATTATTACCTAAGGTTGCTGCTATGCTTGATAAATTAGCGAAAAACAACGTTATTCACAAGAATAAAGCTGGAAACTTAAAATCTAAGTTAGCAAAACAAGTAGCTACTTTGTAA
- the rodA gene encoding rod shape-determining protein RodA — MQREKNNIFAGVDLWLVSLFIILVFLGWLNIYAASTSENHYEILDFGAVYGKQIIWIGLTIPLITIVLFIETRFYERFSSIFYIVSLLSLVGLFVFGKNINGATSWYAIGSSTLQPSEFAKAFTALAVAKLLSDTSFTFRPFKNHIKAFFIIFLPAFLITLQPDPGSGIVYLAFFFVFYREGLPLYYFIIGFFSIAIFLFTLKLGSYLFFPIMIPIVIGLFVLFIIYMFIYKTQILKRNWLQLVAILLLICSYIFSIDYIFNNVFQQRHRDRFNILLGKTTDTQGIGYNTTQALKTIASGGFNGKGYLDGDRTQGKFVPEQDTDYIFSTVGEEWGFIGSTIVIILFIALMLRIIHVAERQKSSFSRIYGYSIASIFFIHFTVNVGMVMGLLPTIGIPLPFFSYGGSSLWGFTLLLFIFIRLDANRAYEW; from the coding sequence TTGCAGAGGGAGAAAAATAATATATTTGCTGGAGTTGATTTATGGCTTGTATCACTTTTTATCATTTTAGTTTTTCTTGGATGGCTAAATATTTATGCCGCATCCACATCAGAAAATCATTATGAAATTTTAGATTTTGGGGCAGTTTATGGAAAACAAATAATTTGGATTGGGCTCACAATTCCACTCATTACAATAGTTTTGTTTATAGAAACAAGATTTTACGAACGTTTTTCCTCAATTTTTTATATTGTATCTTTACTTTCATTAGTTGGCCTTTTCGTTTTTGGTAAAAATATTAACGGAGCAACATCTTGGTACGCAATTGGAAGCTCTACTCTACAACCTTCTGAATTTGCCAAAGCTTTTACTGCGTTGGCTGTAGCAAAACTTCTTAGTGATACTTCATTTACATTTCGACCATTTAAAAATCACATTAAAGCCTTCTTTATAATATTTCTTCCAGCATTTTTAATCACTTTACAACCTGACCCTGGGTCTGGTATTGTATATTTAGCCTTTTTCTTTGTATTTTATCGTGAAGGATTACCACTATATTATTTTATTATTGGATTCTTTTCCATTGCAATATTTCTTTTCACCTTAAAATTAGGAAGCTATTTATTCTTCCCAATAATGATACCTATAGTAATTGGACTATTCGTTTTATTTATTATTTATATGTTTATTTATAAAACCCAGATTTTAAAACGAAACTGGCTTCAATTAGTTGCCATATTACTTCTTATATGTAGTTATATATTTAGCATTGACTATATTTTTAACAATGTATTTCAACAACGCCATAGAGATAGATTTAATATATTATTAGGGAAAACTACCGATACACAAGGAATAGGTTACAATACAACTCAGGCATTAAAAACTATTGCATCTGGTGGATTTAATGGAAAGGGATACTTAGATGGAGATAGAACGCAAGGTAAGTTTGTGCCTGAGCAAGACACTGATTATATTTTCAGCACAGTTGGTGAAGAGTGGGGTTTTATTGGCAGTACCATTGTAATTATTCTCTTTATTGCATTAATGCTTCGAATTATACATGTTGCAGAGCGCCAAAAATCTTCTTTTAGCAGAATTTATGGCTATAGTATAGCTTCAATATTTTTTATACACTTTACTGTAAATGTTGGTATGGTAATGGGATTATTACCAACCATCGGGATACCTCTTCCCTTTTTTAGTTATGGTGGTTCCTCATTGTGGGGTTTTACTCTATTGCTATTTATCTTTATAAGACTAGATGCAAATAGAGCTTATGAATGGTAA
- the mrdA gene encoding penicillin-binding protein 2, giving the protein MQKGGLLYVLILFVGLTFVGRLFYLQILDNPYKTSQLNNASIKSVYDYPERGYIYDRNGKLLVANQQSYDVMIIPNEVKPLDTIEFCNLLKIDKENFLKQYHRAKIYSPRLPSVFLGHVSKEDYAYLQEKLFKYKGFYIQKRSIRNYPLKSAANVLGYISEVNENHIEKNGYYQQGELIGFHGVEKTYENTLRGIKGVKRIQKDRFNKEIGPFKNGIYDSLAIPGKDLTLSLDAVLQQYGEKLMTNKRGGIVAIEPSSGEILSLVTAPSYDPNLMVGRIRSKNSVRLFGDTINKPMYDRGLKGAYPPGSPFKILTGLVGLQEGVIDETTAFTCHHGYRYGKNGFMGCHAHASRVQLNFGIYTSCNAYFANTYRLLMDKYDTPREGMNNWNKHIESFGLGNFLGYDLPIGQKGLIPDADYYDRWYPAKNWTSTYTLSNAIGQGEVLTSPIQLANMTAAIANRGFYYTPHIVKEIQGDTIDSKFKTRHYTTIDKEYFEPIIQGLFDVFENPKGTAHSSRVKGIEICGKTGTAENYSVINGKRVKLTDHSIFIAFAPKDNPKIALAVFVENGYWGSRWAGPIATLMIEKYLNGETSRKYLEDRMFNGSLQDEYDKQLNELLYIAEGEK; this is encoded by the coding sequence ATGCAAAAAGGAGGATTATTATATGTACTTATTCTATTCGTAGGACTAACATTTGTTGGTAGGCTATTTTATTTGCAAATATTAGATAATCCATATAAAACATCACAACTTAACAATGCATCAATTAAAAGTGTTTATGATTATCCTGAAAGAGGATATATATATGATCGAAATGGGAAATTATTAGTTGCCAATCAACAATCATACGATGTCATGATTATTCCAAATGAGGTGAAACCATTAGATACAATTGAGTTCTGTAATTTGTTGAAAATTGACAAAGAAAATTTTTTAAAACAATACCATAGAGCCAAAATATATTCGCCTAGACTACCATCTGTATTTCTAGGACACGTTTCTAAAGAGGATTATGCCTATTTACAAGAAAAATTATTTAAATACAAAGGTTTTTATATTCAAAAGCGATCAATTAGAAATTATCCACTCAAAAGTGCAGCAAATGTTTTAGGTTATATTAGTGAAGTAAATGAAAATCATATTGAAAAAAACGGATATTATCAGCAAGGAGAATTAATTGGTTTTCATGGCGTTGAAAAAACATACGAAAATACACTTAGAGGAATCAAAGGCGTAAAAAGAATTCAAAAAGATAGGTTTAATAAAGAAATTGGTCCCTTTAAAAATGGAATTTACGATTCTCTAGCAATTCCGGGTAAAGATTTGACACTATCACTAGATGCAGTTTTACAACAATATGGTGAAAAGTTAATGACTAATAAACGCGGAGGAATTGTTGCTATTGAACCTTCAAGTGGAGAGATATTATCTTTAGTGACTGCACCAAGTTACGACCCAAACCTTATGGTTGGAAGGATTCGTTCTAAAAATTCGGTTCGATTATTTGGAGACACAATAAACAAACCAATGTATGATAGAGGTTTAAAAGGTGCATATCCTCCTGGATCACCATTTAAAATACTTACAGGACTGGTAGGACTTCAAGAAGGAGTAATAGATGAAACTACTGCTTTTACTTGTCATCATGGTTATAGATATGGAAAAAATGGCTTTATGGGATGTCATGCACACGCAAGTAGAGTTCAACTTAATTTTGGGATTTATACTTCATGTAATGCGTATTTTGCCAATACATATAGGCTTTTAATGGACAAATATGATACCCCAAGAGAAGGAATGAATAATTGGAATAAACATATTGAAAGTTTTGGCTTAGGGAATTTTTTAGGATATGATTTACCAATTGGACAAAAGGGGCTCATTCCTGATGCAGATTACTATGATCGTTGGTATCCAGCAAAAAACTGGACGTCTACTTACACGCTATCCAATGCAATTGGTCAAGGAGAAGTACTTACCTCACCAATTCAATTAGCTAATATGACGGCAGCAATTGCTAATAGAGGATTTTATTATACTCCACATATAGTTAAAGAAATTCAAGGTGATACTATTGATTCTAAATTTAAAACAAGACATTATACAACCATAGACAAAGAATATTTTGAACCTATAATTCAAGGTTTATTTGATGTTTTTGAGAACCCTAAAGGTACAGCGCATTCTTCTAGAGTTAAAGGAATAGAAATATGCGGTAAAACAGGTACTGCTGAAAATTACTCTGTTATAAATGGTAAAAGAGTAAAATTGACAGATCATTCTATTTTTATTGCTTTTGCACCAAAAGATAACCCAAAAATTGCCCTTGCAGTTTTTGTAGAAAATGGGTATTGGGGTTCAAGGTGGGCTGGACCAATAGCAACACTAATGATTGAAAAATATTTAAATGGTGAAACGAGTAGAAAGTATCTTGAAGACAGAATGTTTAACGGCAGCCTTCAAGATGAATATGACAAACAACTAAACGAACTACTATACATTGCAGAGGGAGAAAAATAA
- the mreD gene encoding rod shape-determining protein MreD, with translation MNNTIIQNSVRFFVLILLQVLIFNNINLYEYINPYVYIVFVFFYPIQKEKGAFLFLSFLLGLCVDFFSNSGGINAAATLFIAFIRLPILSKILNKSDFDYQLFNIRSLAFGKSFTYIVLLTFIHHFILFSFEYFSMNAFGSIITKTLLSTIFTVSIIFIGIILFTKKR, from the coding sequence ATGAATAATACTATCATTCAAAATAGTGTCCGATTCTTTGTATTAATACTTTTACAAGTTTTAATATTTAACAATATAAATTTATATGAATATATTAATCCATATGTTTATATCGTATTTGTCTTCTTTTACCCTATTCAAAAAGAAAAAGGAGCATTTTTATTTTTAAGTTTTTTACTTGGTTTGTGTGTTGATTTTTTTTCAAATTCAGGAGGAATAAATGCTGCAGCAACTTTATTTATTGCTTTTATTAGACTTCCAATACTCTCAAAAATCTTAAACAAATCAGATTTTGATTATCAATTATTTAACATTCGCTCTCTTGCTTTTGGAAAATCATTTACTTATATTGTATTACTAACATTTATTCATCACTTTATACTTTTTAGTTTTGAATATTTTAGTATGAATGCATTCGGAAGTATAATTACTAAAACTTTACTTTCAACTATTTTTACAGTTTCAATTATTTTTATAGGTATTATACTATTTACCAAAAAGAGATAA
- the mreC gene encoding rod shape-determining protein MreC: protein MLEFIAFFFTVQSHSYHKSKFINSANNITGGIYKKANSIGEFFNLKEENKRLLEENTQLKNLISLESFGQDSISKISIDTSNFFRRYQFSSAKIYNNNYSSRNNYLLINKGLKDGVYPEMGVVNSKGIVGVTKSVSKNYATVISVLNKYSQINVKLKNNDHFGTLSWDGKDYRTLQLLDLPRQAIIKVGDTVITGGKSTIFPEGIMVGTIKDFEKTNTTFKTININLFNDMSSLSNVNIITNLHKEEIQQLEESNNE from the coding sequence TTGCTAGAATTTATAGCGTTTTTTTTTACAGTTCAGAGTCATTCTTATCACAAAAGCAAATTTATAAATTCAGCAAATAATATAACTGGGGGTATATATAAAAAAGCCAATTCAATAGGAGAGTTCTTTAATCTTAAAGAAGAAAACAAAAGACTATTAGAAGAGAATACTCAATTAAAAAATTTAATTTCATTAGAGTCTTTTGGTCAAGATTCCATTTCAAAAATTTCAATAGATACTTCCAATTTTTTTAGAAGATATCAATTTTCTTCAGCAAAAATATATAACAATAATTATTCTAGCAGAAATAATTACTTGTTAATCAACAAAGGATTAAAAGATGGTGTATATCCAGAAATGGGTGTTGTAAACAGTAAAGGAATTGTAGGTGTTACAAAAAGTGTTTCTAAAAATTATGCAACAGTTATTTCAGTATTAAATAAATATTCTCAAATAAATGTAAAACTAAAAAATAATGATCATTTTGGAACGCTTTCATGGGATGGAAAAGATTATCGAACTCTTCAACTTTTAGACCTACCAAGGCAAGCAATAATTAAAGTTGGAGATACGGTAATAACTGGTGGAAAATCTACAATTTTCCCTGAAGGTATAATGGTGGGCACAATAAAAGATTTTGAGAAAACTAATACTACTTTTAAAACCATAAACATTAATTTATTTAATGATATGAGCTCACTAAGTAATGTCAACATAATTACCAATTTACATAAGGAAGAAATTCAACAATTAGAAGAATCAAACAATGAATAA
- a CDS encoding rod shape-determining protein, whose translation MGFFDFMTEDIAIDLGTANTLIIHDGKVIVDEPSIVARDRTTGKIIATGKKASLMQGKTHENIKTIRPLKDGVIADFEASEQMIKEFIKNIPTIKKKFWTPSLRMVICIPSGITEVEKRAVRDSAEHMNAKEIYLIHEPMAAAIGIGIDITQPKGNMIIDIGGGTTEIAVIALGGIVCDKSVKVAGDVFTNDIAYYMRTQHNLYVGERTAEKIKLEIGAATEDLDNPPEDILVQGRDLLSGKPKQVQVSFREIAKALDKSILRIEDAVMETLSQTPPELAADIYNTGIYLAGGGSMLRGLDKRLSRKTDLPVYVAEDPLRAVVRGTGITLKDIEKYKNVLMK comes from the coding sequence ATGGGATTTTTTGACTTCATGACTGAAGACATTGCAATTGACTTAGGAACTGCCAATACTCTTATTATCCACGATGGAAAAGTAATTGTTGACGAGCCTTCTATTGTTGCTCGTGATAGAACTACAGGAAAAATCATTGCAACTGGAAAAAAAGCCAGTTTAATGCAAGGTAAAACTCATGAGAATATCAAAACAATTAGACCATTAAAGGATGGCGTAATTGCTGATTTCGAAGCATCTGAACAGATGATTAAAGAGTTCATCAAAAATATCCCTACAATAAAAAAGAAATTTTGGACACCTTCGCTTAGAATGGTAATATGTATTCCTTCTGGAATTACTGAAGTTGAAAAACGAGCAGTAAGAGATTCAGCGGAGCACATGAATGCCAAAGAAATATATTTAATCCATGAACCAATGGCCGCAGCCATTGGTATTGGAATTGATATCACACAACCTAAAGGGAATATGATTATTGATATAGGTGGTGGAACAACTGAAATTGCAGTAATTGCTCTTGGAGGAATTGTATGTGATAAATCTGTTAAAGTTGCTGGTGATGTTTTTACAAATGATATTGCTTATTACATGCGTACTCAACACAACTTATATGTTGGAGAACGTACTGCAGAAAAAATAAAACTAGAAATTGGTGCTGCAACTGAAGATTTAGATAATCCACCTGAAGACATACTTGTTCAAGGACGTGATTTATTAAGTGGTAAACCAAAACAAGTTCAGGTTTCTTTTAGAGAAATTGCAAAAGCATTAGACAAATCTATTTTAAGAATTGAAGATGCTGTTATGGAAACTTTATCTCAAACACCTCCAGAATTAGCAGCAGATATTTACAACACAGGAATTTATCTTGCTGGTGGGGGCTCAATGCTACGTGGTCTAGACAAACGTTTATCTCGTAAAACAGATTTACCTGTTTATGTTGCTGAAGATCCACTAAGAGCAGTAGTTAGAGGAACTGGAATTACTTTAAAAGATATTGAAAAATATAAAAATGTTCTAATGAAATAG